A window of the Radiobacillus deserti genome harbors these coding sequences:
- a CDS encoding sigma-70 family RNA polymerase sigma factor: protein MEQHLLNGQSKEELIENIIDDHGEAIKRVIFTYVKNYADTDDIFQDFLLKVYNNLDHFKGDSSLKTWLMRIAINKSKDYLRSPIRKIRSLTWTVRSSTQTSEQVLMEKEKRNVILHSILSLPIKYREVIVLRYYRDLSIKEISKTLQVKESTVKTRIMRAKEKLKGKLGGQYLELF from the coding sequence TTGGAGCAACATTTGTTAAACGGTCAATCAAAGGAAGAATTAATAGAAAACATTATCGATGACCACGGGGAAGCAATTAAGAGAGTAATTTTTACTTATGTTAAAAATTACGCAGATACGGATGATATCTTTCAAGATTTTTTACTGAAAGTGTACAACAATCTAGACCATTTTAAGGGAGATTCTTCTTTAAAGACATGGTTAATGCGGATTGCTATTAATAAGTCCAAAGATTACTTACGTTCTCCCATACGAAAAATTCGTTCTTTAACATGGACAGTACGTTCAAGCACACAAACATCGGAACAAGTACTGATGGAAAAAGAAAAAAGGAATGTTATCCTTCATTCCATATTATCCTTACCAATTAAGTACAGAGAGGTCATTGTCTTAAGATACTACCGTGATTTAAGTATTAAAGAAATTAGTAAAACCTTGCAAGTGAAAGAATCAACAGTAAAAACAAGAATCATGCGTGCGAAAGAGAAATTAAAAGGTAAGTTAGGAGGTCAATATCTTGAGTTATTTTGA
- a CDS encoding helix-turn-helix transcriptional regulator has product MGFKESGYLESRLAVLRAEKKWSQKHVADLIGVSRQTIISIENNRYNPSLKLAFEIARLFDVDINDVFQYSVKEEE; this is encoded by the coding sequence TTGGGATTTAAGGAATCCGGATATCTGGAAAGTCGTCTCGCAGTCCTTCGTGCAGAGAAAAAGTGGTCACAGAAACACGTAGCCGATCTCATCGGTGTAAGCCGTCAAACCATTATCTCCATCGAAAATAATCGGTATAATCCATCCTTGAAGTTAGCCTTTGAAATTGCTCGTTTATTCGATGTAGATATAAATGATGTGTTTCAATACAGTGTAAAAGAGGAGGAATAA
- a CDS encoding DHA2 family efflux MFS transporter permease subunit, with the protein MILGAFFTIFNQTTMTVALPALMDEFEIQASTAQWLTTGYMLVNGVLIPITGFLMKRFTTKQLFQTSMFVFLTGTIVSAIAGNFPTLLVGRLIQAASTGITMPLLMNVVLSLFPPNKRGSAMGFVGLAIIFAPAIGPTLTGYVLESYPWQMLFYGMIPFIVVIILCGFIFLQNVSKTTKTKLDIISLILSTVGFGSLLYGFSEAGNKGWSDIEIILAIGIGMLTVGLFTWRQLVTEDPFLDLRAFKFNMFTLTTLINVTVTIVMYADMILLPLYLQEARGYTALESGLLMFPGALLMGLLSPVVGKLFDRFGAKWLSIIGVAIILASTFKFTDLTDSTSFMFLILLYAGRRIGMALFLMPVQTAGLNQLPNSLHAHGTAISNTARQVAGAIGTSLLVTIMTNSSKDYATDNMASGLAAGLTKDHVAMEAAIHGINDAYFVIFIFGFISLVLSFFIKHVDQADEPGKTVEPGTP; encoded by the coding sequence ATGATTTTAGGTGCCTTTTTCACCATCTTTAACCAAACGACCATGACGGTTGCTTTGCCTGCCTTAATGGATGAATTTGAAATTCAAGCATCGACCGCACAATGGTTAACGACTGGTTACATGCTCGTGAATGGAGTGTTGATTCCTATCACTGGCTTTTTAATGAAGCGATTTACGACAAAGCAGCTATTTCAAACTTCTATGTTTGTGTTTCTAACGGGTACGATCGTTTCTGCTATCGCCGGCAACTTCCCTACCCTACTAGTAGGACGCTTAATTCAAGCGGCAAGTACTGGAATCACAATGCCACTGCTTATGAACGTGGTACTGTCTTTATTCCCACCTAATAAACGTGGGTCAGCGATGGGATTTGTTGGACTTGCGATTATCTTTGCCCCAGCCATTGGTCCGACTTTAACCGGATACGTCTTAGAATCTTATCCGTGGCAGATGTTGTTTTATGGAATGATTCCTTTTATTGTTGTCATTATTCTTTGTGGCTTTATATTCTTACAAAACGTCTCAAAAACAACGAAAACCAAGCTAGATATAATCAGCTTAATTCTATCAACAGTTGGATTTGGAAGCTTGCTATACGGCTTTAGTGAAGCTGGTAATAAAGGCTGGTCTGATATAGAGATTATCTTAGCGATTGGAATTGGTATGTTAACGGTTGGATTATTTACATGGAGACAGCTCGTAACAGAAGATCCATTCTTGGATTTAAGAGCGTTTAAATTCAACATGTTTACGTTAACGACACTGATTAATGTGACGGTAACGATTGTGATGTATGCCGATATGATTTTACTGCCATTGTATCTTCAAGAAGCGAGAGGCTATACCGCATTAGAGTCCGGGCTATTGATGTTCCCTGGCGCCTTGTTAATGGGATTACTTAGTCCTGTCGTCGGGAAGCTCTTTGACCGATTCGGCGCCAAATGGCTCTCGATTATTGGGGTTGCTATTATTCTTGCATCGACGTTTAAATTCACAGATTTAACAGACTCTACGAGCTTTATGTTTCTCATCCTACTGTATGCAGGGCGACGAATTGGGATGGCACTATTCCTAATGCCTGTTCAAACAGCCGGGCTCAACCAATTACCAAACAGCCTACACGCGCACGGTACCGCGATTTCCAATACAGCGCGGCAAGTGGCAGGTGCAATCGGAACATCCTTATTGGTTACGATTATGACAAATAGCTCCAAGGATTATGCAACAGATAACATGGCTTCTGGCCTCGCAGCCGGGTTAACGAAGGATCATGTAGCTATGGAAGCTGCGATTCACGGAATTAATGATGCGTACTTTGTTATCTTCATCTTTGGGTTTATTAGTTTAGTTCTTTCGTTCTTTATTAAGCATGTCGATCAGGCGGACGAACCAGGAAAGACAGTGGAACCAGGAACTCCATAA
- a CDS encoding TetR/AcrR family transcriptional regulator, producing the protein MEKEQLDPRIIRTRQLLRNAFVELLKEMDIEKISVNRLTERATINRVTFYLHYKDIPDMLERMADDMITDISSSIENVEEAASTASKDMDRQIMVNFLEHIEKNKEFYKVILTSRRIPIFRDRLLQLITDKIMSRMETRGKDSFVSKVGIQPDILIWYDSSAIIGTIVAWLRNDLPYSPTYLANQFYLLHNRVVNEK; encoded by the coding sequence ATGGAAAAGGAACAATTAGATCCGAGGATTATACGTACGAGACAATTACTAAGGAATGCGTTTGTAGAACTGCTGAAGGAAATGGATATTGAGAAGATTTCGGTGAATCGATTAACGGAACGAGCAACCATCAATCGAGTGACCTTTTATCTTCATTATAAGGACATTCCCGACATGCTAGAAAGAATGGCAGATGACATGATAACGGATATCTCTTCTTCCATAGAAAATGTAGAAGAAGCTGCATCCACTGCATCCAAGGATATGGATCGGCAAATCATGGTGAATTTCCTAGAGCATATTGAGAAAAATAAGGAATTTTATAAGGTCATTCTTACCTCTAGACGAATTCCTATTTTTAGAGATCGATTGTTACAGCTAATCACAGATAAAATAATGAGTAGAATGGAAACGAGAGGAAAGGATTCCTTCGTCTCCAAAGTAGGGATTCAGCCAGACATTTTAATCTGGTATGATTCTTCGGCCATTATTGGGACGATTGTGGCTTGGTTAAGAAATGATCTACCTTATAGTCCAACCTATTTAGCGAATCAGTTTTATTTGTTACATAATCGTGTCGTGAATGAGAAGTAA
- the bioD gene encoding dethiobiotin synthase, whose translation MPGVFITATSKNIGKTVLTTCLTYALNKKGIDTVPYKPVQCGAIQKDGSWVSPDAEVYRNVYQPRNEEEINTYLYKPRFSPHLAAQLANDPINPKKILSNYEKLEQDHDFVLVEGPGGLAVPLIDEHYGNAELVKDLNLPLFVVASAEVGTLNHTVMTVSYARSKHIDVQGIILNQYPEHPSEGIQENPVMLEKMTGVPVIGMVPHVDDIETKLKDKAVLDIMTENIDVDYIANESNS comes from the coding sequence ATGCCAGGAGTATTCATCACAGCAACGAGTAAAAATATCGGGAAAACAGTTTTAACCACATGCTTAACGTATGCACTTAATAAAAAAGGAATAGACACCGTCCCCTACAAGCCAGTCCAATGCGGAGCAATCCAAAAAGACGGTAGCTGGGTTTCTCCAGATGCAGAAGTGTATCGCAACGTCTATCAGCCACGCAACGAGGAAGAGATAAATACGTATTTATATAAACCTAGATTCTCTCCACATCTTGCTGCTCAACTGGCGAATGACCCGATAAATCCTAAGAAGATTCTTTCAAACTATGAAAAACTAGAACAAGACCATGATTTCGTTCTAGTGGAAGGACCAGGCGGTCTTGCCGTCCCTCTCATCGATGAACATTATGGAAATGCGGAGCTAGTTAAGGACTTGAACTTACCTCTCTTCGTTGTCGCATCAGCGGAAGTCGGAACATTAAATCATACAGTGATGACGGTATCCTATGCCAGAAGCAAGCATATTGACGTTCAAGGAATTATTCTCAATCAATATCCGGAGCATCCATCGGAAGGAATTCAAGAAAATCCGGTGATGCTAGAAAAAATGACAGGAGTTCCTGTCATAGGAATGGTCCCTCATGTTGACGATATAGAAACAAAATTAAAAGATAAAGCCGTACTTGATATCATGACCGAAAATATAGATGTAGACTATATCGCAAACGAAAGTAATAGCTAA
- a CDS encoding 5-formyltetrahydrofolate cyclo-ligase: MTTKQEIRESKWNYLTENKLGRFPFPLQNRIPNFKGAELAAKMVTSMPEYQRANVIKVNPDAPQLPIRTQVLKDGKVLLVPTPRLKAGFIMVKPEWVPSGEERRAASLSHIKSYGKEVALTDIPKIDLFVVGSVALHRDGRRIGKGEGYADREYAIMRELGNPDVPVVGTVHSAQLTDEDVPRDAFDLSVDWIATETELIETNSPYGKPNGIKWELVTDEELEEMPVLREIQELTQ, translated from the coding sequence ATGACAACAAAACAAGAAATCCGTGAAAGCAAATGGAATTACTTAACTGAAAATAAACTAGGTAGATTTCCGTTTCCTTTACAAAATCGGATTCCAAACTTTAAAGGGGCAGAGCTTGCGGCCAAAATGGTAACTTCTATGCCAGAATATCAGCGTGCTAACGTAATCAAAGTTAACCCAGATGCGCCACAGCTCCCTATCAGAACCCAAGTGTTAAAGGATGGAAAAGTTTTATTAGTCCCAACCCCACGACTCAAAGCTGGATTTATTATGGTAAAGCCCGAATGGGTTCCGAGTGGAGAGGAACGAAGAGCAGCTAGTCTATCGCATATCAAATCGTATGGGAAAGAAGTTGCGCTAACCGACATTCCTAAAATTGATTTGTTTGTGGTAGGCTCGGTTGCTTTACATCGAGATGGGCGAAGAATTGGCAAAGGAGAAGGCTATGCAGATCGAGAATATGCGATTATGCGTGAGCTTGGCAATCCGGACGTCCCAGTCGTCGGTACGGTACATAGTGCACAATTAACCGATGAAGATGTCCCACGTGATGCGTTTGATCTTTCAGTCGATTGGATTGCAACGGAAACAGAGCTCATTGAAACGAATTCTCCATATGGAAAACCGAACGGAATTAAATGGGAGCTTGTAACGGATGAAGAGCTGGAGGAAATGCCTGTATTAAGGGAAATACAGGAACTTACGCAATAA
- a CDS encoding sensor histidine kinase: MKKTYFIWLGLQIVAWGFALLEFPSGIKEGQVAGTSLFFILLFILPLFAERPVIQTIFFSLQAIATVVVFYPIDGAWNPYVFPIHLLLLAEAAFYLTRFQSLVVLCFQLGSAICIVRNASLPTSTLTWGVLVYVFTVIALVYYQSVHKKEIELQKKNDALLDEYRKMKRLLLAEEEQVRQDERMLIGHEIHDSVGHKLTALVMQVEAFRLTAAEEEKEKIQSLKELAEQSLEETRRAVKSFKQHEVGGLQGIIRLIRKLELESFMKVNFSVKHGAFAAPLTGEQSFAIYRGVQEALTNIMKHSASRDAQVTFESPGGSVFRFEVLNVTETNPYFQEGYGLKAMRERLEKVGGSLEIDQGDHHFIVRGSVRLTERSGYRD; this comes from the coding sequence ATGAAAAAAACGTATTTTATATGGCTCGGACTCCAGATAGTCGCGTGGGGCTTCGCATTACTAGAATTCCCATCTGGCATAAAGGAAGGACAAGTAGCCGGCACTAGTCTATTTTTTATTCTGTTATTCATCCTACCTTTATTTGCCGAGCGACCAGTTATCCAAACGATCTTTTTTTCTTTGCAAGCAATCGCAACGGTTGTTGTTTTTTATCCGATAGACGGAGCATGGAATCCATACGTATTTCCGATTCATCTATTACTTTTAGCAGAAGCGGCTTTTTATCTTACTCGCTTTCAAAGCTTAGTCGTCCTCTGTTTTCAACTAGGAAGTGCAATCTGCATCGTGAGGAATGCGTCTCTTCCAACTTCCACCTTAACTTGGGGTGTGCTTGTTTACGTATTTACTGTCATAGCCTTAGTGTATTACCAATCGGTACATAAGAAAGAAATAGAGCTACAGAAAAAGAATGATGCTTTACTAGATGAATATCGAAAAATGAAGCGTCTACTTCTTGCAGAGGAAGAGCAGGTGCGACAGGATGAACGGATGCTGATTGGACATGAAATCCATGACTCTGTTGGACATAAGCTCACCGCGCTTGTTATGCAAGTGGAGGCATTCCGTTTAACTGCTGCAGAAGAAGAGAAGGAAAAGATTCAAAGTCTCAAGGAGCTTGCAGAGCAAAGCCTGGAGGAAACGAGACGAGCGGTGAAGTCGTTTAAGCAGCATGAGGTTGGTGGCTTGCAAGGGATTATTCGCTTAATTCGTAAATTAGAATTGGAAAGCTTCATGAAAGTGAACTTCTCCGTTAAACATGGTGCGTTTGCAGCACCATTAACAGGAGAGCAGTCCTTTGCGATTTATCGTGGAGTTCAGGAAGCGCTAACGAATATTATGAAGCATAGTGCTTCCAGAGATGCGCAAGTGACGTTTGAATCGCCTGGCGGAAGTGTTTTTCGTTTTGAAGTCCTAAATGTAACGGAAACAAATCCTTATTTTCAAGAGGGCTATGGGTTGAAAGCGATGCGAGAGCGATTAGAAAAAGTCGGTGGCTCGTTAGAAATTGATCAAGGGGATCATCATTTTATCGTAAGAGGTAGTGTGCGATTAACGGAACGGAGTGGATATCGTGATTAA
- a CDS encoding response regulator: MIKVLLAEDQVMVRQGLKAMIETDEEIVVTGEADNGREAIKLCDQQSFDLAILDIRMPEMDGIEAAKTIKTRFPNLKILMLTTFDDNQYVVEALKLGVSGYMLKNGDTESLIRSIRSALQGGLSIEDQVAAKVMPVLLQDQEEEKGNETLTPRERAILKCIGEGLNNKETAERLGLSVGTVKNQTSHILDKLELRDRTQLAIYAIRHRLV, translated from the coding sequence GTGATTAAGGTGCTGTTAGCAGAAGACCAAGTGATGGTGCGACAAGGGCTAAAAGCCATGATAGAAACAGATGAAGAGATTGTGGTAACAGGAGAAGCGGATAATGGACGAGAAGCAATTAAGCTATGTGACCAACAGTCGTTTGATTTGGCGATTTTAGATATTCGAATGCCAGAAATGGATGGAATTGAAGCAGCGAAGACCATAAAAACGCGCTTCCCTAACCTGAAAATTTTAATGCTTACGACGTTTGATGATAATCAATATGTGGTGGAAGCGTTAAAGCTAGGGGTAAGTGGCTATATGCTTAAGAATGGAGATACAGAGTCTTTAATACGTTCGATTAGGAGTGCCTTACAAGGAGGTCTCTCCATCGAAGATCAAGTTGCAGCAAAGGTCATGCCTGTATTACTTCAGGATCAAGAGGAGGAAAAGGGGAATGAAACCTTGACCCCTAGAGAAAGAGCCATTTTAAAGTGTATTGGAGAAGGGTTGAATAATAAAGAGACCGCTGAACGGTTAGGCTTGTCGGTAGGCACTGTGAAAAATCAAACGAGTCATATTTTAGACAAATTAGAGCTAAGGGATCGGACACAATTAGCGATTTATGCGATTCGTCATCGGTTGGTTTAA